The uncultured Desulfatiglans sp. DNA window GATGTCCTTCTTGCGGTCCGTGATCTTGAGATAGCCGTCCTCGTCGAGTTCGCCCACGTCCCCGGAGTAGAGCCAGCCGTCTTTGAGGGTGGAGGCCGTCGCCTCTGGATCACGGTAATACCCCTTAAAGACACCCGGCGAGCGGACAAGGATCTCGCCGTCATCGGCGATGCGCACGTCCGTTCCCGTCAGCGGCGGGCCGACGGTGCCGAACTTGACCCGGCCCACCCTGGAGACGCAGGTAACCCCCGTTCCTTCCGTCTGCCCGTACCCCTCGATCAGGTTCACGCCGATCGACTGGAAGAACTTGAGGACATCCGGCGAAATGGGCGCCGCCCCGGAATAGGCCACGCGCAGCCGATCGAAGCCGAGGCGCTCCTTGAGCTTCCTGAAAACAGCCAGATAGGCCAGGCGATAGAGCAGCTCCAGGTAACCCGGCACCTTCTGGAAGTCCATGCGCAGATCGGCCCGCTTCTTGCCGATCTTGAGGGCCAGTCCGAAGACGATGCGCTTGAACCAGGTGGCATCCGACATCCGGATATAGATCGCCGAATAGTATTTTTCCCAGATGCGGGGAACGGCGTACCCCACCGTGGGCGAGATCTCCATCATGTTGTCGGTGACGGTGTCCAGGTTCTCGATGAAGTTGACGGTGTACCCGTAGGTGATATGGGCGAAGACCGAAAAGATCCGCTCGAAGATGTGGCAGAGCGGCAGGAAGGACATGACCTCGTCCGTGTCGAACATCGGGTTGTCGGTGGTGATCGTCCTCCCCATCCACATGACGTTCCGGTGGGTCAGCATCGCCCCCTTCGGCGGCCCGGTGGTCCCGGAGGTGTAGATGAGCACCGAAAGGTCTTCGGGGGTCACTTCGCGCATCCGGCGCTCCACCATCTGCGGGTCCTTGGCGAGCGCCGCTTCCCCTTGTTCGAGCCACTCTTCGAAGGTCATCACCATCGGGTCCTCGAAGTGCCGGAGACCCTCCAGATCCCACACCACAACCTTTTCGAGGTGCGTTGTCTTATCACGGAAATTCAGCCACTTGTCCAGCTGCTCCTCGTTTTCGACAAAGAAGCAGCGCGACTGGGAGTGTTCGATCACGTATTCCACCTGCGGCCAGGCATTGGTCGAATAGACCCCCACGGCGACCCCGCCCGCGCACTGGACCCCCAGATCGATGATCACCCATTCGGGGCAGTTGTCGCCGATGATGGAGACGCACTCCCCCTTCTGAAGCCCCATCGCGATGAGGGCGGCCGCCACCCGGCAGGCCCTCCGATAGTACTCGTCCCAGGAGATGTCGTGCCAGATGCCGTACTCCTTCTGCCTGAGGGCTGCTCGAGGGCCGTAGCGTTCGACCGTCGCCTCGAACACGGCCGGGACTGTCTGCTCGGTCAATGCGTCATCTCCAGCGCTTTTTGCGTTTCCAGCGTTGATACCCCTTGGCCGATGCCTCGGAGCGAATGCCCATGTAAAACTCGCGCACGTCCTGGTCCTGCATCAGATCCCGCGAAGACCCTTTCATGACGAAGCGCCCGTTTTCGAGGATCAGCCCGAAGTGCGAGATCCCGAGGGCCATGCGCGCATTCTGCTCCACCAATAAGATGGTGACGCCGCCTCGATTGATCGCCTGAATGATCCCGAAGATCTCGCGCACCAGGATGGGCGAGAGCCCGAGGGACGGCTCGTCCAGGAGCAGCAGGGAAGGCCGGGCCATCAGCGCCCGCCCGATGGCCAGCATCTGCTGCTCGCCGCCCGAAAGCGTCCCCGCCCACTGATCCGCGCGGCTCCGCAAGACCGGAAAATGCTCGTATATCCGATCGAAATCCTTTCGGATGCCGCTCATTTCCCTGCGGGTGTACCCGCCCATCAGGAGGTTTTCGCGGACCGTCAACTCCTCGAAGACCTCGCGCCCCTCCGGCACCAGCGAAATCCCCAGGCGGACGATCTCCTCGGTGTCGCGGCCGTCGATGCGACGCCCCTGAAATTCGATGGTGCCCTTGTCGGGCTGATCCTCGATCAGCCCCATGACGGTCTTCAGCACCGTAGACTTGCCTGCACCGTTGTTGCCGAGGATCGCCGTGATGGTCCCCTCCTCGACCGTGAGGGAGACCCCCCGGAGGGCATAGATCAGATTGTAGTAGGTTTCGATGTTCTTGATCTCGAGCAAGGGACGCCTCGTATGAAACCGGTCATTGATGACGCATTTCAGGAGGATGGCACGCCCGTTCCGGCACCCGCCATCCCGCCTCCGATCTCCGGCTCGCCCTCCCCGAGGTACGCCTTCAAGACCTCGGGGTGGTTGGTGACCTCATCCGGGGTGCCCTCGACGACCGGACGTCCGAAATTGATCACAAGGATGCGCTCGGAGATGTCCATCACCATCTTCATATCGTGTTCGATCAACAGGATCGTCACCCCGAGTTCGTCCTGGATATCCTTGATCCAGAAGATCATGTCCTGCTTTTCCTCGGAGTTCATCCCCGCACAGGGCTCGTCGAGCAGAAGCAGCTCGGGCTCGAGGGCGAGCGCCCGTCCAAGTTCCACCTGCTTCTGCGTCCCATAAGGGAGGGCCCCCACGAACTTGTTGCGCACGGCCTGAAGATCCAGCAGATCGATGATCTCCTCCACCGCGCGGCGGTGCCGGACCTCCTCGCGGCCTGCGAACGACCGGCGCCCCCACATCCAGGCCCCCCTGAACAGGCCGGTTTTCATGAAGATGTGCCGGCCCAGCATGAGGTTTTCCATCGTGGTCATGCGCGAGAAAAGCTCGATGTTCTGAAAGGTCCTGGCGATGCCGAGCCGCGCGATGCGATCCGGCTTCCTGCCCTGTATCTCGGTGTCCTTGAAGCGGATCCGTCCCGCATCGGGGCGGTAAATGCCGTTGATGCAGTTGAAAAGGGTCGTTTTCCCCGCGCCGTTCGGGCCGATGACGGCGAAAATGGACCCCTTCGGGATCTCGAAGCCCACCTCCTCCAGGGCCTGCAGACCCCCGAAGGCAATGGAGAGGTGTTCTACGCAGAAAAAGGGCATGTACGCTCCGTCGCTTGGTTGAATCAGTCCCGCCGCCGCAGGGACATGCCGCACCCGGGCGGCATGGGGCGGCGGGACGGCCGTTTCAGCCCGAATGCTAATCCATCGAAGGCGCAAACCAGTTGGTCAACTGCTTCGATTCAGCATTTTCGAGGCACTGGCTCAGGAACACTTCCTTCTGCCCCTGGCGGCTCATCGGATCGTTGCGGTCATAGGGCTTGTAGCTGATCTGACCGAAAATCCCCTTGAAGTTCTGAATCCCCTCCATCTCTTTCACGAACCGCTCCCGGGTCAGATCACGGCCGCAGCGTTTGATCCCCTCGACCATCGGTTCGACAAAACCGATCCCGGCATAGAAAAACACCCCCCAGCGCTCGTCCTTGGCGGCGAACTTGGAGAAGGCCTCGCGGTACTTGAGCATCAAAGGATCGCCAGACCCCGGCAGCTCCGCGAAGTTCGCAACGATCACGTCCTTCCAGAGCCCCTTGCTGATGGTGTACATGAGCGGAAAGTCGGAACAGGTGCTCGTGCTCATCCACTGCGGCTTGAACTGCATGGCCGTCCCCGTGCCGAGGATCTTCACCGCGTGGACGGGCGTCACCCACAGGAGCACCGTGTCGGCCTCGGCCTTCCTGAGCGCCATGACATGGGGCTTCATGTCCGTATCGCCCTTTTCGACCGGCACGGCCGCGACCAGATCCAGACCGAACTTGGCCAGTTCCTTCTTGGCGCCCTCGAGCCCGTTCTTGCCGTAATCGTCATTCTGATAGGCGATGGCAACGCGCTTCTTGCCAAGGATGTCGACCGCGTAGTTGCACAGGGCCTTGGCCTCGATGTAATAGAGCGGATAGACGGCGAAGAGCTCCCTTTCGGGCGGGCTGATCCAGTGGAGCGAACCGGCCGCCGGGCCCACCCAGGGGATCTTCCTCTCCATCAGGTAGTCCTTGACCGAAAGCCCGCAGGCCGTCCCCACACCGCAGGCCCAGGCGAAGATCCCGACGCTTTCCTGCAGTTCCTTCACGCCCGCCTTGGTCTTGGCCGGATTGTAGCCGTCATCGAACATGTGATAGACGATCTTCCGGCCGTGGATGCCCCCTTCGGCATTGATCATGTCGAACAGGACACCCGTCCCCCGGGCCACCGCGCCCCAGGGCGCAGCCGGTCCGGTCTGAGGGCCCCATTGCCCGATGTGGATCTCCGTATCCGTGACGCCCTCTTCGGCAGCGGCCGAAAAACCCAGTAGCAGGACCAGACACGCCGTCAGACACCCCATCCCCAAGACTTTCTTCAGCATGGTTCCCTCCTTTTTCGTGTTTCGTCTATCCCAATGAAGCCTCACATCACACCTTCTTCACATAATGCCGGGCGAACAGACCGCTCGGTTTGAAACAGAGGACCAGGACGATGATGAAAAAAGCGACCGAGGACTTGAACTCGATCGAGACGTATCCGCCGAAGAGGTTCTCGATGACACCGATCAGGTAAGCGCCGAACACGGCCCCCGGCAGCGAGGTCATTCCGCCGAGGACGGCCGCGGCGAAGCCCTTGAGCATGGGGTCCCACATCATGTAGGGCTGCATGGTGGTCGGCGCGATCAGAATCCCTGCGAGACCGCCCACCACCGACGAGATCCCCCAGGTGATCATGAGGATCCGGTTGGTGCGGATGCCCATCAGGCGCGCGGCGACGGGGTTCTGCTGGGTGGCCTTCATGGCCACGCCCAGCCTGGAATATCTCAGAAAAAGAAAGAGCACCACCATGACCGTCAGGGCCACTACGAACGTCAACCCTTCGAGCGCACTGATGAAGACATCGCCGATCATCAGGCTCTCGTAAGGCGAGATCGGAAAGGGCATGGTCTTCGGGTCCGCCCCGAACTTCCAGGAAACCAGCCCCATGAGGATCATCTCGAGGCCGATGGTGATGATGATCATCCCGAGGGTGTTCGGCTCCTTGGCGCGGCGCAGAACCGCGAATTCGAGAAAGAACCCGAGGAAAAGGGCGAAGAGGAGCGCTGCAGGAAAAGCCGCGTAGAACGGGACGCCGTAAAATTCGAGCCCCATGTAGGTCATGAAGACGGAGAGGAGGGCCATCTCCCCCTGGGCGAAATTGACCACCTCGCTCGTCTTGTAGATGATGACCATGGCGAGACCCATCAGGGCGTAGGAACTCCCCACGGCCACACCGCTCGCGAGCATCTGCAGAAAGTCGAGCATATCCTTCTCCTGTTTCCCGAAGGAAATGAACTAGTACCATGTAACGCTTAGAATTGCGGATATAAGCGTTTCAACTTGATCCTGGCATCGGATGTTTTGAAGTGCCAGGCAATCTTTTTTGCGCTGTTGTTTCGGTCTGTTTCCCATGTGGCCACTTCAGCCCGCATGGTAGCAATATCGGCGATCCTGCGGTCGAGGCACTGCCCTTTCAGGACACTGAGTTCGATCTCCGCCATGTTGAGCCAACTGCCATGTTTCGGCGTGTAATGAATCTCAAGCCTTTCGGCGAGTCGCCTGGCCTCCGGGGGCTCGAACGTCTCATAGAGTGAGGCAATATTGTGAGTGTTCAGATTGTCCATAACCAGCCGAACTTTGATCACTTCGGGATAGCGGTCATCGAGCATCTGCTTGATCTGCAATGCCCAGTCTTTTCTGGTGCGTTGTTCCGTGACAGCCACATGCCGCTTGCCGGCGAGCGGCTCCACCGCCATGAAGATCTGAGCCACCCCATTTCTAACGTATTCGTCATCCATCCGTATGGGTTGTCCTGGCTTGCATGGAATCGGGTCGCGCACTTCGCCAATCAACTGTTTGCAGGATTCATCCATGCACACCACCGGGTAATCGGGATCATACGCCAAGCGGTAAACTTCCAGAACATCCTCCATCGCCGCTACGAACGCCGCACTCCCTTCCGGCGGGATTTTCCAGTACTTGCTGAGGTGAGGTTTAAGTTCGTTTTTTTTAATATGCGCTGTACGGTCATGTGTGAAACAGCGCGCGCAAACTTAAGTTCAACGGCCTTGTCCGCAAGCAGTCTGACCGTCCATCGCTGGT harbors:
- a CDS encoding AMP-binding enzyme, producing the protein MTEQTVPAVFEATVERYGPRAALRQKEYGIWHDISWDEYYRRACRVAAALIAMGLQKGECVSIIGDNCPEWVIIDLGVQCAGGVAVGVYSTNAWPQVEYVIEHSQSRCFFVENEEQLDKWLNFRDKTTHLEKVVVWDLEGLRHFEDPMVMTFEEWLEQGEAALAKDPQMVERRMREVTPEDLSVLIYTSGTTGPPKGAMLTHRNVMWMGRTITTDNPMFDTDEVMSFLPLCHIFERIFSVFAHITYGYTVNFIENLDTVTDNMMEISPTVGYAVPRIWEKYYSAIYIRMSDATWFKRIVFGLALKIGKKRADLRMDFQKVPGYLELLYRLAYLAVFRKLKERLGFDRLRVAYSGAAPISPDVLKFFQSIGVNLIEGYGQTEGTGVTCVSRVGRVKFGTVGPPLTGTDVRIADDGEILVRSPGVFKGYYRDPEATASTLKDGWLYSGDVGELDEDGYLKITDRKKDIIVTAGGKNITPQYIENKLKFSPYINDAVVIGDKRKFISALVMIDEDNVVKYAQDHKVQFSTYGDLTKDPQIIKLIQGEVDAVNETLARVEQVKKFTILPKKLYEEDGEVTPTMKVKRKYVNEAFKDLIEAMYRKSG
- the livF gene encoding leucine/isoleucine/valine transporter subunit; ATP-binding component of ABC superfamily (Evidence 2a : Function from experimental evidences in other organisms; PubMedId : 14702302, 2195019; Product type t : transporter); the protein is MLEIKNIETYYNLIYALRGVSLTVEEGTITAILGNNGAGKSTVLKTVMGLIEDQPDKGTIEFQGRRIDGRDTEEIVRLGISLVPEGREVFEELTVRENLLMGGYTRREMSGIRKDFDRIYEHFPVLRSRADQWAGTLSGGEQQMLAIGRALMARPSLLLLDEPSLGLSPILVREIFGIIQAINRGGVTILLVEQNARMALGISHFGLILENGRFVMKGSSRDLMQDQDVREFYMGIRSEASAKGYQRWKRKKRWR
- the livG gene encoding leucine/isoleucine/valine transporter subunit; ATP-binding component of ABC superfamily (Evidence 2a : Function from experimental evidences in other organisms; PubMedId : 14702302, 2195019; Product type t : transporter), with the protein product MPFFCVEHLSIAFGGLQALEEVGFEIPKGSIFAVIGPNGAGKTTLFNCINGIYRPDAGRIRFKDTEIQGRKPDRIARLGIARTFQNIELFSRMTTMENLMLGRHIFMKTGLFRGAWMWGRRSFAGREEVRHRRAVEEIIDLLDLQAVRNKFVGALPYGTQKQVELGRALALEPELLLLDEPCAGMNSEEKQDMIFWIKDIQDELGVTILLIEHDMKMVMDISERILVINFGRPVVEGTPDEVTNHPEVLKAYLGEGEPEIGGGMAGAGTGVPSS
- a CDS encoding conserved exported hypothetical protein (Evidence 4 : Unknown function but conserved in other organisms), with amino-acid sequence MLKKVLGMGCLTACLVLLLGFSAAAEEGVTDTEIHIGQWGPQTGPAAPWGAVARGTGVLFDMINAEGGIHGRKIVYHMFDDGYNPAKTKAGVKELQESVGIFAWACGVGTACGLSVKDYLMERKIPWVGPAAGSLHWISPPERELFAVYPLYYIEAKALCNYAVDILGKKRVAIAYQNDDYGKNGLEGAKKELAKFGLDLVAAVPVEKGDTDMKPHVMALRKAEADTVLLWVTPVHAVKILGTGTAMQFKPQWMSTSTCSDFPLMYTISKGLWKDVIVANFAELPGSGDPLMLKYREAFSKFAAKDERWGVFFYAGIGFVEPMVEGIKRCGRDLTRERFVKEMEGIQNFKGIFGQISYKPYDRNDPMSRQGQKEVFLSQCLENAESKQLTNWFAPSMD
- a CDS encoding Amino acid or sugar ABC transport system, permease protein, producing MLDFLQMLASGVAVGSSYALMGLAMVIIYKTSEVVNFAQGEMALLSVFMTYMGLEFYGVPFYAAFPAALLFALFLGFFLEFAVLRRAKEPNTLGMIIITIGLEMILMGLVSWKFGADPKTMPFPISPYESLMIGDVFISALEGLTFVVALTVMVVLFLFLRYSRLGVAMKATQQNPVAARLMGIRTNRILMITWGISSVVGGLAGILIAPTTMQPYMMWDPMLKGFAAAVLGGMTSLPGAVFGAYLIGVIENLFGGYVSIEFKSSVAFFIIVLVLCFKPSGLFARHYVKKV
- a CDS encoding transposase, with amino-acid sequence MEDVLEVYRLAYDPDYPVVCMDESCKQLIGEVRDPIPCKPGQPIRMDDEYVRNGVAQIFMAVEPLAGKRHVAVTEQRTRKDWALQIKQMLDDRYPEVIKVRLVMDNLNTHNIASLYETFEPPEARRLAERLEIHYTPKHGSWLNMAEIELSVLKGQCLDRRIADIATMRAEVATWETDRNNSAKKIAWHFKTSDARIKLKRLYPQF